In Atribacterota bacterium, one DNA window encodes the following:
- a CDS encoding sigma factor-like helix-turn-helix DNA-binding protein has protein sequence MGHTGEKELRLLYEIACLYYEEGLTQEAIAQRTGFSRSRIQRLLEAARREGIVEIRLVSPSVSFVELERALEQRFGLKKAIVVPSSVESDYLMRRRIGVAAA, from the coding sequence TTGGGTCATACCGGGGAGAAAGAGCTTCGTCTCCTTTATGAAATCGCCTGCCTTTATTATGAAGAGGGATTAACACAGGAAGCAATTGCCCAGCGTACCGGTTTCTCTCGTTCTCGGATTCAGAGACTTTTGGAGGCGGCACGCCGAGAGGGTATTGTGGAAATTCGCCTGGTCAGTCCCTCGGTTTCTTTTGTCGAACTGGAAAGGGCACTCGAACAACGTTTTGGACTCAAAAAGGCCATTGTGGTACCAAGTTCTGTGGAATCGGATTACCTCATGCGCCGAAGAATTGGAGTTGCGGCAGCAC